Below is a window of Limibacillus halophilus DNA.
TCGAATGCACCGGCACTGATCCATGAAGAAGGCGATCTCATCAAGCGCTCGCTGCGTGATCTCTATAGCCGCGATACTGAAGAGATCTTGGTCGAGGGCGATGATGCCTACAAAGCGGCCAAGAATTTCATGAAGCAGCTTGCACCGAGCCATGCTCGCAAGATCAAGCAGTACAAGGACGAGCGGATTCCGCTGCTGCACCGCTTTCAGGTGGAATACCAACTCGACGCGATTCACACGCCGGTGGTGCAGTTGAAATCCGGCGGCTATCTGGTGATCAACCAGACAGAGGCGCTGGTGGCCATCGATGTGAACTCCGGTCGCTCAACCAAGGAACGGCATATCGAGGAAACTGCCCTCAAAACCAATCTGGAGGCTTCCGACGAGGTTGCGCGCCAGTTGCGCCTGCGCGACCTCGCAGGACTGGTCGTTGTCGATTACATCGATATGGACGAGTCACGGCACAACCGGGAAGTCGAGCGCCGTCTGAAGGAGGCAATGAAGTCCGATAGGGCTCGTATCCAGCTCGGTCGCATCTCACCATTCGGACTGTTAGAGCTTTCCCGGCAGCGGTTACGACCGTCCCTGGTGGAAACCTCGACGGAGGCTTGCTCACATTGCGGTGGAACCGGGCGTCTACGCTCGGTCGAATCAACAGCGCTGATGATGCTCCGTATGCTTGAGGAAGAAGGCATCAAACGCGGGCAAGGTGAAATAAGTTTGGCCGTACCGACCGCTGTCGCCCTCTTTATTCTAAATCAAAAGCGCGACCATCTCGGCATGATCGAAAGCCGCTATCAGTTTCGCGCCATTATCGAGGCGGACGATCGCCTTACCGCGCCCGATTACCGCTTGCGTCGCGACGGCACACAGGAAGCCCAGGAAAGCGGCCAGAGCCGTCGCGGTCGTTCAACCCAGGACGCCACTTCTGAAGCTGAGCGTGACGCCGGGCCTGACACTCAAGGGACTTCAAGCGCCGATACGCCCAGAGACGGAGCCCGGGACGCCCGTCGAGACGATTCGGACGGTGAGCGCCAAGGCCGCCGCCGGCGCGGTCGTCGCGGCGGCCGTGGTCGTTCGGAGGAGCGCGAGACGGAGACCATCGCCGCACCGGCCCCCGACGACATCAGCGAGTCCGATAACGCCGGCCAGGAAGCCCATCGGGATGGCCCGGCGCACGACGAGGAGTCGGAAGATAGGGAGCGCACCCGGAAGAAGCGTCGTCGCGGCAAGCGTGGTGGTCGGCGCCGCAACAAGCGTCAGGACGATCAGGACATCCAGATGGAGTCCGCCGACGCGCAGCCAGTGGAGCGTGCTCCCGACGCCGGCGAGACGGATGATCGCGCTGCAGTGATCGAACAGGTGGCCTCGGAGACTGTCACGGCTTCTGAACCTTCGGAAGCAGAAGCCCAGTCGGAGGACGGAAAAGAAACGACCAAGCCAAAGCGCCCCCGCCGCAGCCGTAGCCGCCGAAAGGCGCAACCTACGGATGCTGCTGAGACACCGGTCGCTGAAGCCGAGAGCGGACAGCAGGAAGTAGAGACCGCAGCGTCCGACGAAACGAACGTCGTGGAAGCCGAACCTGCCGCTGAGTCGGAGAAAGCGCCGACCGAGAAGCCGAAACGCCGAAGCCGTGCCCGCAAGAAGCCCCAAACGGCAGCTGAGCCGGTAACCAATGGAGAGGCACCGGCTGAAACGAGCAAGCCTGTGGCCGCCGAGCCCCAACCTACTCCGGAACCAGCCCCTACGCCGGCTCCGGAACCGAAAGCGGCACCTGATGAGCCTGCTTTCCCCGGTGTCGTCATCGACGTCGATAAGGTTGAAGACAAACCCCGTAAAAAGGGGTGGTGGAGCAAGGTCGGAATCTAAGCGACCGTGCTGTTTTACGACAGCGGAACTTTCTAGTCGGAGGCGCAGTGCTAGCGCTGCGCCTCCCAAGCTTCCAGAAACTCCCGGAAAACCAGGTCTGGGTCGGGACTGCGCATGATCGCCCCCATCACGGCAATCCCGCTTGCGCCATAGTCTCGGCATTGCGCGGCCCTGGCCGCCGTTTCAACACCCCCAAGCGCCAACAAGGGCAGGTCCATGTGCTCCGCCACATCCTGGAATTCCGAAAGCCTTGCTTCCAGACCGTAACCGGGCTTACTGGCGCTCGGGAAAATCGGGCTAAGCGTGGCATAATCAAGAGCTGCCTGCTGCGCAGGTAGAAGGCGGTCTCCGATATGAAGAGATAAGCCAATCAGTGCACCCTGCCCCATCAACCTTCGCGCTTCCAAGACATCAGAACCACTCGGCAAATGCAGCGCATCCATTTCCAACGATCGCGCAAGCTGCGCCGAGCCATGAAGGGACAGTCGCGCGCGCGCCGCGACAGCCATCGGCTTCAACGCCTGAACCTCACGTTCCAGCGTCTCTGTCGGCAAATCCTTTTCTCTGATCGAGAACCAGCGACAACCGGCGGAAAAAAGGGCGGAAGCAACTTCAGCCAGTGATACTGCCGCCTGTTTCCGGTCGCTGATCACAAGAATAGGCGGCAAAGGCAAATTGCGGCGCACGCCGGCAACCGTGCCGGTTTCAGTTGGACCGAAAGCCTCGCCTGGCATGCGCTTATCCGCCGATCAGGCCCAGTTGCGGGCTCGAAGCCTCGGCAAAGCGGCGCTTGGGAATCCGCCCGGCTTCCCTGGCTTGGAACCCTGCCTCCACGCCAAACCTGAAAGCCTGTGCCATGGCCAGCGGATTTTGCGATTTGGCTATGGCGGAATTGACAAGGACTGCATCGCATCCCAGTTCCATCGCCAACGCCGCTTCGGATGCCGTCCCCAGACCTGCGTCCAGCACCACCGGAACACTGCTGCGTTTGCAAATCATCTCGATCATGCCGGGATTGGCAATGCCCTGCCCGGAACCAATAAGGGAGCCCAATGGCATTACAGCGGCGCAGCCGACGTCCGCGAGCTTCTGGCATATCACGGGATCATCGTTGCAATAGGGTAGCACCACAAATCCCTTCTCCACCAACTCAGCCGCAGCAACGACGAGTTGATCAACGTCCGGGTACAAGGTTTCACGGTCGCCGATAAGTTCAAGCTTGACCCAGTTTGTCTCCAACGCTTCGCGCGCAAGTTCAGCCGTCAAGACCGCGTCCTTGACCGTGGTGCAGCCTGCCGTATTGGGCAACAAACGATAGCGGCCGCCAAGCAGATCAACGAGGCTCTCCGCATAGCCCTCAAGGCTCACGCGGCGGATCGACAAGGTGACCATCTCGCAAGCGCTGGCCTCCAGCGAACGCAGCAGTATGTCCTGATTCGGATAGCCCGCGGTACCTACAAACAGGCGTGATTCCAGGGTTTCTCCGGCAATGATCAAAGGCTTCGTCGATTGCGTCATTGGTCTCCTGGTCCTTAGCCGCCGGCGGCGGGTTTGACTATCTCGATGGCGTCGCCCGCGGTGGGTTTGGTTTCCTGCCAACGCCCACGCGGCAATACCGCACCGTTGAGCGCAACCGCTAGACCGCGAGCTTCGGGATTTAGCCCCTCACCCTGTAGCAGTTTCCAAACACTGTCGGCATCCACTGAGCGCGTTTCACCGTTTATGGTCAGGCTACAGTTCATATCCCACTCCTCGATCCGATCGGCGCCAGCGTGCCCTGTATCGACCCTGTAGTCTTGTCTCGCTCGTGTGGTGATTTAGCGAATCTATCAAGGCTGAATTCGGCAGCCCAGTCAGGTAGGCTTCCTTCTATTACGCTGTGTGTCATTGCCTCTGCCGTGACAGGTGTTAGCAGTATGCCGTTCCTGTGGTGCCCGGTCGCCATGTGCAACCCGGCAACTTCCCGGACCGGCCCAAAGATTGGCGCATCGTCTCTACTGGTCGGACGATGCCCTACCCAGGTTTCCGCTATCGGTAGCTCCTCGATACCCGGAACCGCGCGCCAAGCCCCCTCCAGCAGAGCCAACATTCCACCTGCCGTCAGGGTGTCATCAAAACCCTTCTCCTCCACCGTGGCGCCAATAATCAGCCGTCCGTCGTCGCGTGGCACCAGGTACAACTTGGGTGCCCAGACCACATGACGAAGGAGCGGCTGTTCAGGATCCATTTGCAGCGCCAACATCTGCCCCTTTACCGGCCGCACCGGTGGGCGGGCGGTCTCCGGCAAGCCCGGCAGGTCACGCACCCAAGCGCCGGTCGCAATGACGATCCGGTCAAAGCTCTGCACCGTACTGTCCACCATCAGGCCGCAAGCCTTGCCCGCTTCGATCACCAAGCGCTCCACCCGACAGTTCTCGTGCAATCGCACGCCCGCCTTCAACGCCGCCTGCTTCAAGGCTGCCGCAAGTTTCCTGTTATCCACCTGATGATCGTTCGGGCTGAAGACCGCACCTGCGATTCCCGGACGCAGATAGGGCTCCATCCGCCGCGCATCCAGACCATTCAACCAGGTCACCTGCACACCCAAGCGCCGTTGAAACTCGTAGGAAAAGCGGAGCTGCTCAAGATCGTCGCGGTTGGTCGCCACCACCAGCGTGCCCTGATCCCGGTAGCCGATATCATGGCCGCTGGCTTGTTCGAGCTCTCTACGGAACGCAGGCCATAGCTCCTGGGCACGACGATTGAGGGCCCATAGCGATTCCTCACCTGGCTCTACCTCAACGCCGGCAGCCAACATTCCGGCCGCCGCCCAGGTGGCGCCTCGACCTGCTTCTCCGCTATCGAACACCGTGACCTTGCAGCCCTTGTTCGCCAGTCCCCAGGCCAGCGAAAGGCCGCTCACGCCCGCACCGACGACCCCAACCGAAAGCGGAGCGCGTTGCGCGATATTCGAAGATTTTTCATTTGTAGACATCGACGGCAGATGGCTCCCTTCGCTGGCATGACCCAGAGCAGGTTCGGTGGGTTTGATCTCAGCCGCTCGGATCTCAACATGGGCCGATCCGTCGGCACCCCAGCCTTATCCCCCAGATGTGATGCTTTTCCGAGGCCAAAGCAAGGGTAAAGCACATTTTCGTGCAGCTTCTGGACCAACTGCCTATGCACACCTACATTGACAGGCATAATCTCAGTTGGAGGATTACAATATGGAAAAGGCAACCTTTGCGGCTGGCTGTTTTTGGGGCGTGGAGGAGTTCTTCCGGGCCGTCAAGGGCGTGAAGTCGACGCGCGTCGGCTACACTGGTGGACAAACCGAAAACCCTGACTACAAGCTAGTGTGCAGCGGCCGGACGGGCCACGCCGAGGCGATAGAAATCACCTTCGACGCAGCCTTGGTCAGCTACGAGGATCTGCTGCACGATTTTTTTGCCCTACACGACCCGACACAGGTCGATCGTCAAGGCCCCGACGTGGGTACGCAGTATCGTTCCGCGATCTTCTATCATTCGCCGGAACAGGAAGCTGCGGCACGGGCCTTCAAGCAAAAGCTTGAGAACGACAAAGTTTTCCGTAGACCCATTGCCACTCAGATCGTTCCCGCGGCCACATTCTACGCAGCCGAGGAGTATCATCAGCAGTACCTGGCAAAACGTGGCTTAGCGGGCTGCCATATCTGACAGTCAGCCCCCCTATCGATTGATGAAAATTCCACGCATTAGCCGCACAGATTCGGCGGCCTGAAAGGAGCTCATGTCCATTACACTATACACCTGGGGCACGCCCAATGGCCGTAAGGCCTCGATCATGCTTGAAGAGCTCGGCCTCTCCTATGACACGGTGCCCATCAACATCGCCAAAGACGAACAGTTCGCACCTGATTTTCTGAAGATCAGCCCGAACAACAAGATTCCGGCGCTCGTCGACAGCGATGGCCCCGACGCCAAACCGATTTCTGTTTTCGAGACCGGCGCCATCCTGATTTATCTGGCTGAAAAGCACGGGCAGCTGATGCCAACGGACCCCGCAGGACGCAGCCTATGCCTGCAGTGGTTGATGTGGCAGATGGGCGGTTTCGGCCCGATGCTTGGGCAGGCGCACCATTTCCGGCGCTTCGCCAAGGAGAAAATTCCCTACGCCATTGATCGCTATACCAACGAGTCCCGGCGGCTTTATGGCGTTTTGGATAAACGCCTCGGTGAGGCAGAGTATTTGGCGGGAGCCTACTCCATCGCCGATATCGCGACCTATCCCTGGGCGGCGCGTCATGAGTGGCAAGGGATCGACTTAAGCGATTTTCCGAACGTCTTGCGCTGGTACAATGCCATCGGCAGCCGCCCGGCAGTGCAACGAGGCATGGCGGTTCCCGCCTGACCGAGTACCCGCTTCAAGTGCCCGCCTTGCGATCCACCAGCCTTCGTAGCACCGCTGCGAGGCTGGTGATTTCCGTTGAACTCAACCGATCTCCCATACGTCGTTGAATGGCCACTCCATAAGCGGGCCACATTCGTTTGAGTAACGCCCGCCCGTCTTCCGTCATGCGCAAAAGGTTCGCTCTACCGTCGTCGGGCGACGCTTCGCGCAGCAGGTAACCGGCCTTCTCCAGCCGATCAAGCAGCCGCGAGATGTTGTACTGCGGCAGCAGTACCTCCTTCTCCAGCTCCCGCGCAGTCAACAAACGGGGACTGGCACGCTTCAACTCCAGCAGAATGTCGTACCACGACAGCGGCGGAAACCCGGCGGCCTTCAGGTCATGTTCTACCGCGGCCAGGACGGATTGCTGGCTGCGCAGTAACAACGCCCAGGCGTCTATGGTTTCTTGGTTCGGCAGTTTGGTCATCCTTGTATCTTAGCAAAATATGCAAACGCATGGAACTTGACAAAATAGAACACGTCGTCAATATATATGCAATTGCATCTTTATTGACGGAGTGAATCATGCAACCTTTCAAGACAGACCGGCTTACGCTGGTCAGCCACCATCTTTGTCCTTTTGTGCAGCGAGCGGCGATCCTGCTGGACGAAAAGAACGTCGACTATGAACGCGTCCAGATCGATCTGACGAACAAGCCGGACTGGTTCACTAAGATTTCGCCGTTGGGGCGCGTGCCGTTGCTTATCGTCGGCGACTCGGTCCTCTTTGAATCAGCAGTCATCTGCGAGTACCTGGACGAGGTAACGGCGGGGTCGCTGCATCCGGTTGACCCGCTGGAGAAAGCGAGGGCCCGCAGCTTTATCGAGTACGGATCGGCAATTCTCAACGACATCGGCGGATTCTATAATGCCGCCGATGCGGAGCGATTGAAGGAGATGCGGCAGAAGCTTGCCGAAAAGTTCGCCCGTCTGGAGGCGGAATTGGGCAACGGCCCCTACTTCGCCGGCGCGAAATTCAGCCTCGTGGATGCGGTTTTCGGGCCAATCTTCCGTTATTTTGACAGCTTCGATAAGATCGCTGAGTTCGGCATTTTCGATGGGCTACCAAAAGTTATTGCCTATCGACAGGCCTTGGCTGAAAGACCTTCGATCAAGGGTGCTGTGACTGCCGATTACCCTGCGCGCCTGGAAGCCTTTATTGCCCGTCGGGGTAGCCAATTATCGAGGCTCTTGGAGAATAGGGACTCACAGGGTGCTCTGGCCCCCTAGTTCACCCATGAGAGCAATTGACAAGCCCCTGGTCGGTGTCTAGAACCCAAACCGCAAACGCCGTGTCGAATGCACCTCGCTTTGCGGAGGGGTGGCCGAGAGGCTGAAGGCGGCGGTTTGCTAAACCGTTATACGGGGAAACTCGTATCGTGGGTTCGAATCCCATCCCCTCCGCCACTCACCCCCGTCTCTCTCGAAGGCTTCGGAATTGCTCTGAATTACCGCGTGTTTTCCGCGGGTTACCTTGGGGTTGGCCTATCAGAGACGCACCGCAGCCCCCAGATCAGCCGAAAATATAGCCCGAGTCTCAGTAGGCTCTTTGAGGCGGTTCGGTTTTCAGGAGCTTCCCTGCTTTACAGGGAATTAACAGGGAATTTTCGTTTTTTGAGGGCCTTTTGGCCGGATTCTGCGAATTTTGGCCATGAATATGGACCTGATTCCAGCGGGTTATAGGGCATTTCCCTGTTCCAGGCAGAACAGGGAATTTAAATTAGGGGAACAGGGAAAGGTTTTTGACGAACAGGGAAACCGTTCAGGAAAAACAGGGAACGGGATTTGCGCCTGCCCCTAGCGAAATCCTGGCAGGTCGCGTTTGCGATGATTGGGGGATCTTCCTCATCCGAATCGTTGATCAAAGCGCTCAAGGGTGTTTCACACCAGCCCGTGGTACCAGTCTTGCCATTGAGGTGCATGCGATAGGCCGCTGTCGCCTGCGACATCTTTTACCCCCCATTGCTATAGCTTTGCTCAAGGGACCTCGAAGCCCAGCAGGCGCTCCTGCGCAGGCCAGGCCAGCGGGAGCCGCAGGCGCACCAGACGCTCCAGTGTCAGATCCACCGGCTGGCGGCCTTCCAGAATGGCGCTCTGGATGCTGGGCGACAGGAAGGCGAGCTTGATCCGTGGCCTGATGTAGGCTTCCGTCACACGCTCCTGCCGGGCGATCTCGCAGAGGGATGCACCAGCTTTAAGGGCCGCGGCCCATCTGTGTCCCTTTGCCAGGCCGCGCAGCAAGGCCGGGTCCGCGGCCGGATGCATCTTACCGGCCACAATCCGGGCTTCCACGCCGCGCCGCCGGTTCTCGAAAGTGGCCGTGACCTGAGAAAGCGCTGGCGCCAGCAGGCTGGCCTCCAGGCCCAGGGCCTCTGCCAGGTACTTAACCTCGAGCCGGATCGTGATCGAATCCGTCCCCAGTTGCCCCTCGGCCACGAGGGCTGCCAGAAGTTCTGCCTCCCCTGCGCGCAAGCGGGTGGCTAAGGCCCTCGCCTGTGCTCCGGGCTCTGCCCCAGTGCCTGCATCCGGTATCGTCAAGAGCGCATGGCGCCCGGCCGCCTGTTCGAGGTGATCGGCGATAACGTCTGCCACGGCACCCTCAAAGCGCCCCGCCGGCAGGCGCCAGCCGCTGGGATCGCTGCCCGCGAGAAGGCGGTTCGAGACATAATAGCGAAAGCGGCGAGCGCTCTTCCTGGCATGCGAGGGCGTCAGGCGGTCACCCGTCGGATCACGGAACTTTCCGGTGAGGGGCGCCAGGGTGCCTCTGCCTGGCTTGTCCTCAGTTCTCCCCCCACACGATCGCGGCCGGACGCTGGCCGCCTGCAGCCTGGCCTGCACGCGCTCCCAGAGACCTTCATCGATCAAGCCCGCATGCTGGCCGTCAAAGACCTCACCCTTGTGCCGGATCTGGCCAAGGTAGACCGGGTTGCGCAGGATATGATGGATCTGCCCCCGCGAGAGCGGTCCACCGCCTTGCTCTCGCCCCGTGGAGAAAACATGCCGCTTGGAGCGCAGGCCCCGGCGGGCGGCCTCCTGCTCCACCGCCCGCAGGCTGCCAAGCTCGGCATAGAGGGTAAAGAGCGTCTCGATCGTTTGGCGCTCTCCCTCATTGATCACCAGGCTGCGCACCTTGGGATCGGGATGGGCGTCATAGCCCAGCGGCGCCAGGCCGCCCATCCAGAGGCCGCGCTTCTTGGAGGCGGCGATCTTGTCGCGGATGCGCTCGGCCGTGACCTCGCGTTCGAACTGGGCAAAGCTCAACAACACATTAAGCGTCAGACGTCCCATCGAGCTCGAGGTGTTGAAGGCCTGCGTCACCGAAACAAAGGAGCAGCCCGCCGCCTCCAGGCGCTCCACCAGCTTGGCGAAGTCCGCCAGCGAGCGCGTCAGCCGGTCGATCTTGTAGACGACGATCATGTCGATCCGCCCGGCCTCCACCTCCGCCAGCAGGCGCTGCAACGCCGGGCGCTCCAGCGTCCCGCCCGACAGGCCGCCATCGTCATAGCGCGTGGGCAGCAAGTGCCAGCCCTCGCCCCGCTGGCTGGCGATGTAGGCCGCACAGGCCTGATGCTGGGCGTCGAGCGAGTTGAACTCCTGATCGAGCCCATCGTCGGATGATTTGCGGGTATAGATGGCGCAGCGGATCTTGCGGCTCATGCCCCTGCCCTCCCACCTAGCCCAAAGAAGCGCGGGCCCGACCAGTGGGCGCCGGTGATCTCGCGCGCGATGGCCGAAAGCGAGCGCCAGCTCCGGCCGCGCCAGGAAAAGCCCTGCGCGGTCACCTCGACGACCTGCGTCACCCCGTTCCATTCACGCAGCAGCCGCCCACCCGCTTGCAGCGCCGGGCTGCGGGCCGGCGCATCGACAGCCACCGCCCGCTCGAGCTTGGCCGTAAAGCCCTTGGGCAAGCCGCCCTCTGCGCGCACCTGCACCTCGAAAGCCAGCACCCGTTGCAGCCCCGCCCGGCTGAGGCTCTTGGGCGGTGGCTCCCCGAAGAGTTCCTGCCAGAGCGCCCGCAGCCCGGCCCGCTCCATTGTCTCGATCTCGGTAACGCTGGTCATTGCTCCCCCTCCCCAGCGCCCGCACCCGCGATGCGATAGGTCGAGGGGCCGCTCTCCTCCGTAATGTGCTCGACGGCGTGCCCCGCCTTGCGCAGGCGGCTGAGCGCCGCGCGCAGCGTATGACGCTGCCAGTCAGTAGCCTCGCGGAGAGCATCGAAACTGGCTCCCTCAGGGTGCCCTAGCATGTCGAGCAGCAGCGCCGTTTTGGTCTGACGCGGTGCTTTGGGGTTCGCCTTTGAGGTTGCCTGGTCGCGCCTCTTGGACGCGGTGGCGGTTGCGGGGGATTTAGGTTTAGCCTTGATCATCTCGGTCTCCCGGGTGACGAGGCCGGCCCCATGCCGGCCCTGCTACCGGGAGAAGCCCAGCGCAGCCGCCGGGCCTAACCACAGCAACGCTCGCCTCGCTGCGGAAGTCCAGTCGGAATTGGGGGTGCGGGTGGGCTGTGCAAGGACCCATCAGAGGAGCTTGAGTCGAGGTGACTTTTGTATAAGCCTACCCTTCCAGCATGACAAAACGAGATCCGTTCTGCTGCTTAAGAACTAGTCCAAACGCAACCGCCTCGCAGTGACGCTTGCCGCCCCATTGCTGTTTTCTCTACGCAACTTTTGGGATCTGCTTCAAGAGCGCGGCACTGAAGTCGCTAACAAAACCGTCCGTTTCTAGTGGAATGGCTATGGGCTACTGTTTAAATCTGAGATTTGGAAAGGGCGTATCGGGCAGACAACGGAGTAGCGTCACTGTCAATCTAGTGCCTATTTTGCATTAGTCTGACGTACCCAATTCGGCTTGATCAACTCAACCACACAGGGCAAATTCTGTTACTGGACTCTCTATTTAGCCGGGAGGAACTATCTAGAGGGAACTCGAAACTCGCATCAAAGATGCAAATCATAATTGAGATAAAGAATGAAAGTTAAAGAGCTTCAAGAATGCCTCGCGGCACTCGACCCTAACTCGGAAGTATTGTGCTATTGTGAGGATGGAAAATTTTTGGCAAAGGATCGGAAGTTTGTGGTGTTTGAGGTCTCGTCGGTCAGCCCGAGAAAAGCGAGCCGCATTCGCTTGGAAGATAGAACCCCCTACCTCAAGATTGGAGAGGGGCCAGAGGCAGAAAACCTTGTCTTATTGGACGTCACTTCGGACATTTAGGTCGCCTTCCGGCATTGTCAGAGCAAAATGTGTTGAAGCAGGTAAGGCGGTCATCTAGCGTCCGGCTATGACCAACCGCACCCCTTTCGTTATTTCAAGACGTCGCCCGAGATCATCCGCCTTGCGGTCATGATGTACATTCGCTTCCCACTCTCACTGC
It encodes the following:
- a CDS encoding DUF2924 domain-containing protein — translated: MTSVTEIETMERAGLRALWQELFGEPPPKSLSRAGLQRVLAFEVQVRAEGGLPKGFTAKLERAVAVDAPARSPALQAGGRLLREWNGVTQVVEVTAQGFSWRGRSWRSLSAIAREITGAHWSGPRFFGLGGRAGA
- the thiO gene encoding glycine oxidase ThiO, with amino-acid sequence MSTNEKSSNIAQRAPLSVGVVGAGVSGLSLAWGLANKGCKVTVFDSGEAGRGATWAAAGMLAAGVEVEPGEESLWALNRRAQELWPAFRRELEQASGHDIGYRDQGTLVVATNRDDLEQLRFSYEFQRRLGVQVTWLNGLDARRMEPYLRPGIAGAVFSPNDHQVDNRKLAAALKQAALKAGVRLHENCRVERLVIEAGKACGLMVDSTVQSFDRIVIATGAWVRDLPGLPETARPPVRPVKGQMLALQMDPEQPLLRHVVWAPKLYLVPRDDGRLIIGATVEEKGFDDTLTAGGMLALLEGAWRAVPGIEELPIAETWVGHRPTSRDDAPIFGPVREVAGLHMATGHHRNGILLTPVTAEAMTHSVIEGSLPDWAAEFSLDRFAKSPHERDKTTGSIQGTLAPIGSRSGI
- a CDS encoding DUF3489 domain-containing protein — protein: MIKAKPKSPATATASKRRDQATSKANPKAPRQTKTALLLDMLGHPEGASFDALREATDWQRHTLRAALSRLRKAGHAVEHITEESGPSTYRIAGAGAGEGEQ
- a CDS encoding thiazole synthase, translated to MTQSTKPLIIAGETLESRLFVGTAGYPNQDILLRSLEASACEMVTLSIRRVSLEGYAESLVDLLGGRYRLLPNTAGCTTVKDAVLTAELAREALETNWVKLELIGDRETLYPDVDQLVVAAAELVEKGFVVLPYCNDDPVICQKLADVGCAAVMPLGSLIGSGQGIANPGMIEMICKRSSVPVVLDAGLGTASEAALAMELGCDAVLVNSAIAKSQNPLAMAQAFRFGVEAGFQAREAGRIPKRRFAEASSPQLGLIGG
- a CDS encoding MarR family winged helix-turn-helix transcriptional regulator, coding for MTKLPNQETIDAWALLLRSQQSVLAAVEHDLKAAGFPPLSWYDILLELKRASPRLLTARELEKEVLLPQYNISRLLDRLEKAGYLLREASPDDGRANLLRMTEDGRALLKRMWPAYGVAIQRRMGDRLSSTEITSLAAVLRRLVDRKAGT
- a CDS encoding Rne/Rng family ribonuclease yields the protein MVKRMLIDATHPEETRVVVLDGNRLDEFDVEAAGKKPLKGNIYLAKVTRVEPSLQAAFVDYGGNRHGFLPFSEIHPDYYRIPVADREALIAEEARTRNSGNGDSEIAEAAAEQPTKTEKPKSGRRRSKADSDENGNSGRVEEVETESSVDTLEGDEADDAARRRAHFLRKYKIQEVIKRGQVLLIQVTKEERGNKGAALTTYLSLAGRYCVLMPNTPRGGGISRKISNAPDRKRLKTVVNELEIPEGMAVIVRTAGSERTKAEIRRDYEYLIRLWSEIREQTLQSNAPALIHEEGDLIKRSLRDLYSRDTEEILVEGDDAYKAAKNFMKQLAPSHARKIKQYKDERIPLLHRFQVEYQLDAIHTPVVQLKSGGYLVINQTEALVAIDVNSGRSTKERHIEETALKTNLEASDEVARQLRLRDLAGLVVVDYIDMDESRHNREVERRLKEAMKSDRARIQLGRISPFGLLELSRQRLRPSLVETSTEACSHCGGTGRLRSVESTALMMLRMLEEEGIKRGQGEISLAVPTAVALFILNQKRDHLGMIESRYQFRAIIEADDRLTAPDYRLRRDGTQEAQESGQSRRGRSTQDATSEAERDAGPDTQGTSSADTPRDGARDARRDDSDGERQGRRRRGRRGGRGRSEERETETIAAPAPDDISESDNAGQEAHRDGPAHDEESEDRERTRKKRRRGKRGGRRRNKRQDDQDIQMESADAQPVERAPDAGETDDRAAVIEQVASETVTASEPSEAEAQSEDGKETTKPKRPRRSRSRRKAQPTDAAETPVAEAESGQQEVETAASDETNVVEAEPAAESEKAPTEKPKRRSRARKKPQTAAEPVTNGEAPAETSKPVAAEPQPTPEPAPTPAPEPKAAPDEPAFPGVVIDVDKVEDKPRKKGWWSKVGI
- the msrA gene encoding peptide-methionine (S)-S-oxide reductase MsrA, with translation MEKATFAAGCFWGVEEFFRAVKGVKSTRVGYTGGQTENPDYKLVCSGRTGHAEAIEITFDAALVSYEDLLHDFFALHDPTQVDRQGPDVGTQYRSAIFYHSPEQEAAARAFKQKLENDKVFRRPIATQIVPAATFYAAEEYHQQYLAKRGLAGCHI
- a CDS encoding glutathione S-transferase family protein translates to MQPFKTDRLTLVSHHLCPFVQRAAILLDEKNVDYERVQIDLTNKPDWFTKISPLGRVPLLIVGDSVLFESAVICEYLDEVTAGSLHPVDPLEKARARSFIEYGSAILNDIGGFYNAADAERLKEMRQKLAEKFARLEAELGNGPYFAGAKFSLVDAVFGPIFRYFDSFDKIAEFGIFDGLPKVIAYRQALAERPSIKGAVTADYPARLEAFIARRGSQLSRLLENRDSQGALAP
- a CDS encoding recombinase family protein, with product MSRKIRCAIYTRKSSDDGLDQEFNSLDAQHQACAAYIASQRGEGWHLLPTRYDDGGLSGGTLERPALQRLLAEVEAGRIDMIVVYKIDRLTRSLADFAKLVERLEAAGCSFVSVTQAFNTSSSMGRLTLNVLLSFAQFEREVTAERIRDKIAASKKRGLWMGGLAPLGYDAHPDPKVRSLVINEGERQTIETLFTLYAELGSLRAVEQEAARRGLRSKRHVFSTGREQGGGPLSRGQIHHILRNPVYLGQIRHKGEVFDGQHAGLIDEGLWERVQARLQAASVRPRSCGGRTEDKPGRGTLAPLTGKFRDPTGDRLTPSHARKSARRFRYYVSNRLLAGSDPSGWRLPAGRFEGAVADVIADHLEQAAGRHALLTIPDAGTGAEPGAQARALATRLRAGEAELLAALVAEGQLGTDSITIRLEVKYLAEALGLEASLLAPALSQVTATFENRRRGVEARIVAGKMHPAADPALLRGLAKGHRWAAALKAGASLCEIARQERVTEAYIRPRIKLAFLSPSIQSAILEGRQPVDLTLERLVRLRLPLAWPAQERLLGFEVP
- a CDS encoding thiamine phosphate synthase; the encoded protein is MPGEAFGPTETGTVAGVRRNLPLPPILVISDRKQAAVSLAEVASALFSAGCRWFSIREKDLPTETLEREVQALKPMAVAARARLSLHGSAQLARSLEMDALHLPSGSDVLEARRLMGQGALIGLSLHIGDRLLPAQQAALDYATLSPIFPSASKPGYGLEARLSEFQDVAEHMDLPLLALGGVETAARAAQCRDYGASGIAVMGAIMRSPDPDLVFREFLEAWEAQR
- a CDS encoding glutathione S-transferase N-terminal domain-containing protein, with amino-acid sequence MSITLYTWGTPNGRKASIMLEELGLSYDTVPINIAKDEQFAPDFLKISPNNKIPALVDSDGPDAKPISVFETGAILIYLAEKHGQLMPTDPAGRSLCLQWLMWQMGGFGPMLGQAHHFRRFAKEKIPYAIDRYTNESRRLYGVLDKRLGEAEYLAGAYSIADIATYPWAARHEWQGIDLSDFPNVLRWYNAIGSRPAVQRGMAVPA
- the thiS gene encoding sulfur carrier protein ThiS, producing MNCSLTINGETRSVDADSVWKLLQGEGLNPEARGLAVALNGAVLPRGRWQETKPTAGDAIEIVKPAAGG